The sequence TATGAGCATGAAGGCCGTGATTCTGGCAGGTGGGTTCGGGACTCGCATCACCGAAGAGAGCCACATCAAGCCGAAACCCATGATCGAGATCGGCGGCAAGCCGATCCTGTGGCACATCATGAAGATCTTCTCGTCGCACGGGATCGACGAATTCGTCATCTGCTGTGGCTACAAATCCTACGTCATCAAGGAATATTTCGCTAACTACTTCCTCCACATGGCGGACGTCACCTTCGACCTCGCCAACAATGCGATGGAAGTGCACAACAAGTTCGCCGAGCACTGGAAGGTGACGCTGGTCGACACCGGCCTCAACACCATGACCGGCGGCCGCCTCAAGCGCATCAGGGATTATGTCGGCAACGAGGCGTTCTGCATGACCTACGGCGACGGGCTCGCGGACGTCGATATCGGCGCGCTGCGGGAGTTTCATCGTGCTCATGGACGTCACGCCACGGTCACCGCCATCCAGCCGCCAGCGCGTTTCGGCGCGCTCGATATCGGCGACGACGTGGTCCGGCATTTCGAGGAGAAGCCGCGAGGCGACGGTCGCTGGATCAACGGCGGCTTCTTCGTGCTGGAGCCGGCGATCTTCGACTATCTCGGGGACGACGCC is a genomic window of Bradyrhizobium sp. CB1717 containing:
- the rfbF gene encoding glucose-1-phosphate cytidylyltransferase, translated to MKAVILAGGFGTRITEESHIKPKPMIEIGGKPILWHIMKIFSSHGIDEFVICCGYKSYVIKEYFANYFLHMADVTFDLANNAMEVHNKFAEHWKVTLVDTGLNTMTGGRLKRIRDYVGNEAFCMTYGDGLADVDIGALREFHRAHGRHATVTAIQPPARFGALDIGDDVVRHFEEKPRGDGRWINGGFFVLEPAIFDYLGDDATIWEQEPLKRLSQDGQLAAYRHTGFWEAMDTLRDKLHLEQLWESGQAPWKRWQ